The Drosophila bipectinata strain 14024-0381.07 chromosome 2L, DbipHiC1v2, whole genome shotgun sequence genome has a segment encoding these proteins:
- the LOC108124456 gene encoding carbohydrate sulfotransferase 1, with protein MVQVSRTTKFTGICIGVYVAYAVFIFFLMPLLMPDPVALQRSIVAYKTRHLGDLSNYTMETGGQPIRSMLVTFRGSGALTLLDNLANQPGCYQHYAPLIGYRGRYHVESQPAHVLKELDALFNCNYNSSLKMIRWGKRSPIFRRFYGAQSKLCMTYSHDSCWDPENLAAICRLHPFMNMAVYNMKLKYLALLLDRLNLRILLLVRDPRGTMYSRKNRNWCEGLKDCEATSLCEDMVSDFKTAQILREQYRDRFSTIRYEDLANHPAEGIKQVFEFYGIPLQRPSGRNRGIHPRSWISHDGYEVDIAYGTNNPNEWMRKMQYKDIKDIQKVCGEAMDMWGYRQVEDFDTFSPKTFEPMLGKA; from the exons ATGGTGCAAGTCTCACGGACCACCAAATTCACGGGCATCTGTATCGGTGTCTATGTTGCCTACGCCGTGTTCATATTCTTTCTGATGCCCCTCCTGATGCCCGATCCGGTGGCCCTGCAACGCTCCATTGTGGCCTACAAGACCCGCCACCTGGGCGATCTCAGTAACTACACCATGGAGACGGGTGGGCAGCCCATTCGCTCCATGCTGGTAACCTTTCGGGGATCGGGAGCTCTAACGCTGCTGGACAACTTGGCCAACCAGCCCGGATGCTACCAGCATTATGCTCCTTTAATTGGCTACCGGGGTCGCTACCATGTCGAAAGCCAGCCCGCTCATGTCCTGAAGGAACTGGATGCCCTCTTCAACTGCAACTACAACAGTTCCCTGAAAATGATTCGCTGGGGCAAGCGGTCACCGATCTTCCGGCGCTTCTACGGTGCCCAATCGAAGCTCTGCATGACCTACAGCCACGATAGCTGCTGGGATCCGGAGAATTTGGCGGCCATCTGTAGACTCCATCCCTTTATGAACATGGCTGTGTACAACATGAAGCTAAAGTACTTGGCCTTGTTGCTCGATCG TCTGAATCTTCGCATCCTCTTACTTGTCCGTGATCCCCGGGGCACAATGTATTCTCGGAAGAATCGGAATTGGTGTGAAGGCTTGAAGGATTGCGAGGCGACTAGCCTCTGCGAGGATATGGTCAGCGATTTTAAAACTGCACAGATTCTCCGAGAGCAGTACCGGGATAGGTTTAG CACCATACGGTATGAGGACCTGGCGAATCATCCCGCTGAGGGCATTAAGCAGGTATTCGAGTTCTACGGCATACCGCTACAGCGTCCCAGTGGGAGGAATCGTGGAATCCATCCTCGCAGCTGGATAAGTCATGATGGTTATGAAGTCGACATCGCCTATGGCACAAACAATCCCAACGAGTGGATGAGGAAAATGCAATACAAGGACATCAAGGATATCCAGAAGGTCTGCGGCGAAGCTATGGACATGTGGGGATATCGCCAAGTGGAGGACTTTGATACCTTTTCACCCAAAACCTTTGAACCGATGCTGGGCAAGGCTTGA